ATGTAGGTGGCCAATTGCTGAGCCTCTGGCCCGGGAAGCAGCATGCAATAATTCAAAGCATGCAGGAAACGGTTTTCACCTATCCATTTTTTTTCTTCCACCAGGAACCTGTGCATAACGGCAATCTGACCTGCCGGTCCGCCAAAACTATGTAAAGCGACTTTTATCCACACATTCAAAGCTTCCCGGAAGCTCGGTAGAGTCATCTTGGGAGTGACTGAAGTATTCATGATCAAATATAGCTTAGCAAACGCTTGGATACATCAGTTGCTAATGGAAAATAAAAACTTTAATTGGTGTGCTGACCTTTTATACTTAGGGTGGAAAAACTGATCGGAGAAGCTGAGACGAAAAGGGAAAATGCCAGACCAACCGAAACAGGTTGATCTGGCTTGTAATATTATTTATCTGTGACCAGGCGATATACACATGGAATAACAACCAGGTTGAGCAATGTAGCCGATAATAGTCCCCCTAGAATAACCACGGCCATAGGACTTTGGATCTCATTGCCCGGTTCACCACCTTTCAAAGCAAGCGGAATCAAGGCCAGCCCGGTTGTGAAAGCCGTCATAAGTATAGGATTCAATCTGTCCAATGCCCCGGTTTTGAGCAATTGAACTCCTTGTAAACCTTCTTTCCGCAAGTCCTCATACCGAGATACCAGCAAGATGCCGTTACGAGTAGCTATACCAAACAAGCTGATAAAGCCAATGGTCGCAGCTATGCTGATAATTCCTGATGTAAAATACACAATCAAAATACCACCAATCAATGCCAGTGGCAAATTGATCAATACAATAAAGGACAGCTTCACATCCTGAAACTCAAAATAGAGCAACAAAAAAATGATGAGAATAGCTACCACCGTAGTGATGAGCAACAATTGAGAAGCCTTGGCTTCACTTTCAAACTGACCTCCATACTCTACCCGATAGCCTTCAGGAAGATCTATATTTGCTTCAACAATCTGTTGAATTTCATTCACCACTCCACGCAAATCACGGCTTTGAACGTTGGCTGCTACAACGATCTTACGCTTCACATCCTCTCTTGAAATGGTATTAGGTGAACTTACGGAACTCACCTCTGCCAGCTGATCCAAAGTAATTTCCCCTCCATTTGGCAGGGCAATCAGGGCATGCTGTATAGCCTCTATACTATTTCTTGATTCCTCTTGAAAGCGCACTATCAAATCAAAATATTGCTGCCCTTCATAAATTTCTCCTGCCTTTTCCCCTGCAAAGGCAATGTCCACCTGTCCCATCAAATCACCTACAGTCATGCCATAGGCAACCAGCATTTGCCTTTTCGGAGTAATACGAATTTGTGGCACCTCTATCTGTTGATCCACAGCCACATCGGCAATACCATCAATGGATTTGATATTGGTTTCAACGCTTTTACCTAACTCAAACAATCGCTGCAAATCATCGCCAAATATCTTAATGGCAATATTGGCACGAGTACCTGAAAGCATGTGATCAATTCGGTGCGCTATAGGTTGCCCCAAGGTGATATTCACTCCAGGCACCACACTAAGTTTAGTTCGCACTTCTTCAAAAAATTGCTCTTTAGACTTTCCATCCAATGTAAAAGGCACATCTATTTCAGCAGCATTTACGCCTTGAGCATGTTCATCCAGTTCAGCACGTCCGGTTCTGCGAGTGACTATATCCACCTCAGGCATGTCTAACAACAGTTGCTCTATCAACTGACCGTTTTTGTTGCTTTCTTCCAAGGACATACCAGGAACACCCACAGCACTAATTACCAAAGAACCTTCATTGAACTCAGGCAGGAAACTACGACCTAATTGCGTTAGCAAAACCAAACTGATCACGAAAGCCCCAACCGTCAATCCAATTACCATTTTTGGAAATTTCAGGACTCGCTCCAAAGTACTTGCATAGCGCGCTTGAAGCCAACGTTCTACCTTGGTTCCTTCCGCTTGCTTATTCAATACCTTTTCGCTTTTTAGCAAATAGGAACAGAGCACAGGAGTTACCGTCACCGCCACAATAAGGGAAGTCAATACCGAAGTAATAAACGCTATCCCAAGTGGTTGTAGCAATCGGCCTTCCATTCCACTCAGGAAAAACAAAGGAACAAACGACACGATAATGATGAGTGTCGCAATGATGATGGAGCTTCGAATTTCTACCGAAGCATCTTTTACCACAGTAAGCACGGGTAATTGTTCAACTTTTGGTTTCCGGATATTTTCCCGCAACCGCTTAAATACATTCTCCACATCAATGATGGCATCATCTACCAAAGCACCAATCGCAATGGCCATACCGCCCAAACTCATCGTGTTGATGGTATAGCCCAGCAGCTTCAACACAATAATGGAGACCAATAAGGACACGGGAATAGCCACCAAAGAAATAACCGTAGTTCGCCAATTCATCAGAAAAACAAACAACACGATCAATACAAAGAATGCACCTTCCAATAAGGTCTGATTCAGGTTATCAATGGATGCTTCAATGAAATTGGCCTGACGGAAAATGTGGCTTTTGATTTCCACACTTTTAGGTAAAGTATGATTCAAATCCGCAATCGCTTCATCCAATCGTTCAGTCAACTCTAGAGTATTCACATCCGGTTGCTTGGAAATGGTCAGGATCACTGCAGGAGCGGCATTCAACGAGCCGTCACCAATCTTATCAGCCGTACCAACCTGAACGTCTGCCACATCCTTGACTTTAATTGTCTGTCCATTTACATTTTTGACAACAGCCTCTTCAAGATGTTCTACCGAATAGGCTCTTCCACTTCCTTTAATGATGTACTGATTGCCATATTCATTCAAAAATCCACCCGGAGCATTCATGTTACTTTCCTGCACCTTTTCTAAAAGCTCACCAAGGCTCACATCATAGTATTTCAGCTTTTCAGGATTTGCTAAGACCTGATACTGTTTATAATCACCACCAATTACAATCACATTGGCAATTCCGCCGATCGATTTGATTCTAGGGCGGATGGTCCAGTCAGCAAGGGTTCGCAGTTCCATAGGAGACAAACTATCCGAACTAACACCCAATAACATCACTTCACCCATGATGGAAGAAATGGGTGCCATTGTGGGCGTACCCACACCGGAAGGCAGGTTTTCACGCACCATTGGGATGCGTTCACTCACAATTTGTCTTGCCCTGTAAATGTCCGTTCCCCAATCAAACTCAACCCAAACGATGGAAATTCCGGCAGCAGATGACGAACGGATTCTCCGCACATTCGGAGAACCATTCATGGCTGTTTCCAATTGGTAGGTCACCAGCTTCTCCACCTCTTCGGACTCCATGCCATGCGCTTCTGTCAGGATCGTAACCGTTGGAGCAGTCAGATCCGGAAATACATCCACGTTCATGTTTCGGGCAATGTACAAGCCTGCCACACTGAGCGCCACCGCTCCCAATAACACCATCAATCGGTTTTGTAGTGAAATCGATAATATCTTATTCAACATAACTTTAACCTTTTAATGTGCATGACCATGAGCAGGTGCTTGTCCTGACATAGAAGCCATCTTAACCTGATATGCTCCCTTAGTCACTACAACTTCACCCAATGACAAGCCATTGATAATTTCCACTTCACTGCCGTTTCGCTTGCCAAGCGTTACATTCCTACGTTCAAAACTTTCACCTGTTAATTGAACAATCACAGAATAATTACCGTAATCCTCCATCAAACAGGAAATCGGAACAACCAGACCTTCAATAGCAGTTCCAACAGCCAATTGGGCTTCTGTAAAACTGCCTTCAGGCATTTCCACTCCTTCATTTACTTCAGCAAATACAGAGATCAAAGGCTGACTAGCTTCTACTTCTTTTCCAACCGACAAGATTTTACCGCCATTTGCTTTCAGATTAGACCATTTCCCAGTACCTGGCTGATACCAAATATTTTGAATGTTTTGAAGTTCCATACTGTAAGAAGGACTTACCTGTACTTCGAGCAAACTACTTTTATGACTTGTTACTGTCACTAAAGCATCTCCCTGATTAGCAAACCCGCCATTCACTGCCTGAATAGATTTGATAAAACCACTCATAGGAGCTATAATTTGCTTTCCGCCACTACTGTAACCACTGCTCAACGTTTCGTAGTTGGTCTTAGCCACCAGGTACTTTTGCTCAACCTGCTCAAATTCAGCCTTAGGCACAATCTTCGACTCGTACAGTTCCTTTTTTCGCTCGTATTCTGATTTGGCTTGTTTATACTCCGCCTTGGCTTTTTGTATCTCTGCACTCAGGTTATTGGAAGTCAGTCCAGCACTACTTATTGTCATGAGTACCTGCCCCTTCTTAACACTACTGCCTTCTGTCAAAACACCCGAACTAAAGTTCACTCGGCCACTTGCAGGAGCAACTAAGGTTTGATAATCAGCAGGAGCAACTTTCCAAATACCCGAAGTAGGAATGGTTTGATATACTTCCTTCTTCACTACATGAGCAGTTTGAAATTCCATCTTCCAGGCTTGCTCTTTCAGGAAAGTAATGGCATTGCCATTTTCTTCCTCACTGCTTAAAGCTTTTTCGGCCTCTTCTACAGAAGCAAAAACAGGAATATCATTCAATACAATTCGATCCGAATAGGCAGGAGTTTTTAAATCAAAAACGAGTTGGTACGTACCCGCTTCCTTGGGTTGTAAAGATGGACCAAAGATGCCCGGAGAAGAAGGTGCATCCACCGAATGGCGAATACCTTTATCTCCTTTGATCAAACTCACTGTTACACTTCCTTCCCTTACGGGTTGATGACCATTCAGCATGGTAAAGTGTGCCGCAAATCGACTTGCTTCACCCACTACCAAAGCAGGAAACTCTACAAACAATTCCGTTTGGTCTGTCCAAACTGTAAAATCCACCGTTGGCTTACCGTCACTCGCATGCGAATGACCACCCTCCTCGTCATGTGGATGTCCATGATCTTCAGTTGATTGGCACGAAAACACCATCAACAAAAGCAATACTATTATATATCGCATATCAACTTTTAGGTTATAAATTAATGATCGTGATGGGTACTACCATCCTCGTGAGTATGGGTCTCTTCTTCCACCTGAGTTGAATCGCTACCTGCGGTAAACTCTTCCTGTTCATGATGTTCTTGTTCATGTGCATGATCTCCATCTTCATGACTATGGCCGTGCTCTTTGCTAGCCTCTTCATGCTCATGTGCTCCAGCTTCCGTGTCATGTGAATGACCGTGATCTTCGTTTGATTGATTGCCACTACAGGCGATTGCGAATACAAAAGTTAATGCGATAAGAATATTTAAAATTTTCATTTTTAATACGTTTTAAAGGTTTTACAATTGATGTTTTAAAAGTTGATTTTGCGATATATAAAGTTGGTATTGCATGTCCAGCATGGCATCATAAGCCTGTCGGTAGAATTGTAGCTCCATATAGTATTGAAGGAATGACAGTTCACCCAACTGATACGCTTGAAGCAGCAACTCATCACTATTCAGCCCCGAAAGGGTAGCTTCATATTCCTGAAACCTGGAATGCATGATTTCATAATCATTGTATTGCTTCTCAAATGATGCATAGGCTTGAAGTATCTTGGCAGAAGTAAAAGTCTGCTGAAAATCCAGATGGGATTGAGCCGCTTTCACTTTGTTGCGGTTACTCCATAAAGGAATTGTTACCCCTGCATAGATACCTGAGAAACGCTCACCGGCAACCCCTTGACTATTGTAACCAGCCGTAAGGTTTGGCAATGCTTTATTTTTAGCCAGGCTCAATGATTGCTGCGCAATTTCCTCCTGTTGCTTCAACTGTTTCAAAACAGGGTCTTGTGCCTGTTTCTCCTGCCATACAGAATCTTTAGAATCCAAAACCAGTGAAATACCATAATCCTCAGGTGAGAAATTGATTGCTGTCCCACCGTTCAGGTTGGTAAGTTGCAGCAGCACATTCCTGGCATCGCTTTCTATCTGTTTAATTTTGAATTGTTCCTGCATCCAGACAACTTTAGCTTTGTTCAGCTCCAGAATACCCACCTGCTCCTTTTCAAAAATCTCCTGCACCTGATCGAAAACCTGCTTGGCCTGTTCAACCCGCAGGGACTCAGTTGCCAAACGCTTATTCAGATAGATAAGATTCAGGCAATATTCTTTGGCCTGCGACAGTATATCCTGTCTTCTTTCTTGGTAGTCCGATTCTAATTGAGTGGATTGCTTTTCAATAAGACTGCCACGAGCACTGTAGACCGTTGGAAATTCAAAAGATTGAGAAATCTGAAACTCCGTATAATCACCTGAATTATGATCCCCAAAAGGAAGGTAATAAACTCCCAATTGTGGATCAGGTAAATTGTTACCGGATTTCAACTCAAGTCTTTTGCTCTCCATATACTCGTTCAGAGCCTTTAATTCCTGGTTGTTTTGTTCTACCTGTTTTAGAATGCTGTCAATAGTCGTTGATTGGCCGACTACTCCAAACGACATCAAGCATCCGCACAGGGCGAACACAATATTTTTATACAT
This region of Fulvivirga ulvae genomic DNA includes:
- a CDS encoding efflux RND transporter permease subunit codes for the protein MLNKILSISLQNRLMVLLGAVALSVAGLYIARNMNVDVFPDLTAPTVTILTEAHGMESEEVEKLVTYQLETAMNGSPNVRRIRSSSAAGISIVWVEFDWGTDIYRARQIVSERIPMVRENLPSGVGTPTMAPISSIMGEVMLLGVSSDSLSPMELRTLADWTIRPRIKSIGGIANVIVIGGDYKQYQVLANPEKLKYYDVSLGELLEKVQESNMNAPGGFLNEYGNQYIIKGSGRAYSVEHLEEAVVKNVNGQTIKVKDVADVQVGTADKIGDGSLNAAPAVILTISKQPDVNTLELTERLDEAIADLNHTLPKSVEIKSHIFRQANFIEASIDNLNQTLLEGAFFVLIVLFVFLMNWRTTVISLVAIPVSLLVSIIVLKLLGYTINTMSLGGMAIAIGALVDDAIIDVENVFKRLRENIRKPKVEQLPVLTVVKDASVEIRSSIIIATLIIIVSFVPLFFLSGMEGRLLQPLGIAFITSVLTSLIVAVTVTPVLCSYLLKSEKVLNKQAEGTKVERWLQARYASTLERVLKFPKMVIGLTVGAFVISLVLLTQLGRSFLPEFNEGSLVISAVGVPGMSLEESNKNGQLIEQLLLDMPEVDIVTRRTGRAELDEHAQGVNAAEIDVPFTLDGKSKEQFFEEVRTKLSVVPGVNITLGQPIAHRIDHMLSGTRANIAIKIFGDDLQRLFELGKSVETNIKSIDGIADVAVDQQIEVPQIRITPKRQMLVAYGMTVGDLMGQVDIAFAGEKAGEIYEGQQYFDLIVRFQEESRNSIEAIQHALIALPNGGEITLDQLAEVSSVSSPNTISREDVKRKIVVAANVQSRDLRGVVNEIQQIVEANIDLPEGYRVEYGGQFESEAKASQLLLITTVVAILIIFLLLYFEFQDVKLSFIVLINLPLALIGGILIVYFTSGIISIAATIGFISLFGIATRNGILLVSRYEDLRKEGLQGVQLLKTGALDRLNPILMTAFTTGLALIPLALKGGEPGNEIQSPMAVVILGGLLSATLLNLVVIPCVYRLVTDK
- a CDS encoding TolC family protein, translating into MYKNIVFALCGCLMSFGVVGQSTTIDSILKQVEQNNQELKALNEYMESKRLELKSGNNLPDPQLGVYYLPFGDHNSGDYTEFQISQSFEFPTVYSARGSLIEKQSTQLESDYQERRQDILSQAKEYCLNLIYLNKRLATESLRVEQAKQVFDQVQEIFEKEQVGILELNKAKVVWMQEQFKIKQIESDARNVLLQLTNLNGGTAINFSPEDYGISLVLDSKDSVWQEKQAQDPVLKQLKQQEEIAQQSLSLAKNKALPNLTAGYNSQGVAGERFSGIYAGVTIPLWSNRNKVKAAQSHLDFQQTFTSAKILQAYASFEKQYNDYEIMHSRFQEYEATLSGLNSDELLLQAYQLGELSFLQYYMELQFYRQAYDAMLDMQYQLYISQNQLLKHQL
- a CDS encoding efflux RND transporter periplasmic adaptor subunit; the protein is MRYIIVLLLLMVFSCQSTEDHGHPHDEEGGHSHASDGKPTVDFTVWTDQTELFVEFPALVVGEASRFAAHFTMLNGHQPVREGSVTVSLIKGDKGIRHSVDAPSSPGIFGPSLQPKEAGTYQLVFDLKTPAYSDRIVLNDIPVFASVEEAEKALSSEEENGNAITFLKEQAWKMEFQTAHVVKKEVYQTIPTSGIWKVAPADYQTLVAPASGRVNFSSGVLTEGSSVKKGQVLMTISSAGLTSNNLSAEIQKAKAEYKQAKSEYERKKELYESKIVPKAEFEQVEQKYLVAKTNYETLSSGYSSGGKQIIAPMSGFIKSIQAVNGGFANQGDALVTVTSHKSSLLEVQVSPSYSMELQNIQNIWYQPGTGKWSNLKANGGKILSVGKEVEASQPLISVFAEVNEGVEMPEGSFTEAQLAVGTAIEGLVVPISCLMEDYGNYSVIVQLTGESFERRNVTLGKRNGSEVEIINGLSLGEVVVTKGAYQVKMASMSGQAPAHGHAH